A portion of the Sphingobacterium spiritivorum genome contains these proteins:
- a CDS encoding GH92 family glycosyl hydrolase, translating into MKIKNKLSGLSIGIFLTIGCLNPIPAVAQKIHGRSIEPVDLVNPLMGTDSKPSLSNGNTYPAIGLPWGMNMWTPQTGKNGDGWQYVYAADKIRGLKQTHQPSPWMNDYGQFSIMPVTGKGVFDQEGRASWFSHKSESAKPYHYSVYLADHNVKAEVTPTERAAMFRFTFQPTDSAFVVLDAFDRGSEVQIIPEKNMIIGYSSRYSRGKLPNFKNYFVLVFDQPFDNFSTWEDKSRFNGKTKSTANQTGAIVGFKIKDHSKTVHVKVASSFISAEQALVNLEELGNRSFDQLVSDGRNIWNAKLGRIAVEGENMDQMRTFYSTLYRTLFFPNKLYEISREGEVIHYSPYNGKVLPGYLYGGTGFWDTFRALYPFLNLMYPSINIEMQEGLKNAYLEGGFLPEWSSPGYADIMIGNNSASVVSDAYMKGLRGYDINTLYEALLHGANNEGPVTAVGRKGVGYYNELGYVPYDVGINENAARTLEYAYDDFAIYQLAKALKRPQKEIDLYANRAQNYRNLFDPSTNLMRGKNKDGKFQSPFNPLKWGDAFTEGNSWHYSWSVFHDVKGLIDLMGGKATFVQMLDSVFTQPPVFDDSYYGGTIHEIREMQIADMGQYAHGNQPIQHMIYLYNYAGQPWKAQYWVRQVLDRMYRATPDGYCGDEDNGQTSAWYVFSALGFYPVCPATDQYVIGAPLFPKAVLHFENGHKVEIVAKNASDQHIYINNLELNGQSYNKNWLSHQGLIQGGVLNFDMSTTPNLSRGTDASAAPYSMSEEWKTITKKSTKNKK; encoded by the coding sequence ATGAAAATAAAGAATAAACTATCAGGTTTAAGCATAGGCATATTTCTGACAATTGGATGCCTAAATCCGATTCCTGCAGTAGCACAGAAGATCCATGGACGTTCAATAGAGCCCGTAGATCTGGTAAACCCTTTGATGGGTACGGATTCGAAACCATCACTTTCCAATGGAAATACTTATCCGGCTATAGGATTGCCCTGGGGTATGAATATGTGGACTCCGCAGACGGGTAAAAATGGCGATGGATGGCAGTATGTATATGCTGCGGATAAAATAAGAGGGCTTAAGCAAACACACCAGCCCTCTCCATGGATGAATGATTACGGACAATTTTCCATTATGCCTGTAACCGGAAAGGGTGTTTTTGATCAGGAAGGAAGAGCAAGCTGGTTTTCTCATAAGTCGGAGTCAGCCAAACCGTATCATTATTCCGTATATCTCGCTGATCATAATGTCAAAGCAGAAGTAACACCTACTGAGCGGGCAGCAATGTTTAGATTTACTTTCCAGCCTACAGATAGTGCATTTGTCGTGTTGGATGCCTTTGACAGAGGCTCTGAAGTACAAATTATTCCAGAAAAGAATATGATTATCGGATATTCATCTAGATATTCAAGAGGGAAACTCCCAAATTTTAAAAACTATTTTGTCTTAGTGTTTGATCAGCCTTTTGATAATTTTTCGACCTGGGAAGACAAATCAAGATTCAATGGAAAAACAAAATCAACAGCAAACCAGACAGGCGCTATTGTTGGATTTAAAATTAAGGATCATTCCAAAACTGTTCATGTCAAAGTCGCATCGTCCTTTATCAGCGCAGAGCAGGCCCTGGTTAATCTGGAAGAATTGGGCAACAGGTCATTTGATCAGCTGGTATCTGACGGACGAAATATATGGAATGCGAAACTTGGCCGTATTGCAGTAGAAGGAGAGAATATGGATCAGATGCGAACCTTTTATTCGACCTTATACCGTACTTTATTTTTTCCGAATAAGCTCTATGAAATATCCCGGGAGGGGGAAGTTATACATTACAGTCCTTATAACGGAAAAGTTTTGCCGGGTTATCTCTATGGCGGAACAGGATTTTGGGATACATTCCGGGCATTGTATCCGTTCCTTAATCTCATGTACCCTTCTATAAATATTGAAATGCAGGAAGGATTGAAAAATGCTTATCTGGAGGGTGGTTTTCTGCCGGAATGGAGTAGTCCCGGATATGCAGACATTATGATTGGAAACAACTCAGCTTCTGTAGTTTCTGATGCCTATATGAAGGGATTGAGGGGATATGATATAAATACGCTTTATGAAGCGCTTTTGCATGGGGCAAACAATGAAGGTCCGGTGACAGCAGTCGGTCGTAAGGGTGTGGGCTATTATAATGAGCTGGGCTATGTTCCGTATGATGTGGGAATCAATGAAAATGCAGCAAGGACTCTGGAATATGCTTACGATGATTTTGCTATTTATCAACTCGCAAAAGCATTAAAACGGCCACAGAAAGAAATAGATCTGTATGCAAATCGTGCACAGAATTATCGTAATCTGTTTGATCCATCTACGAATCTGATGCGGGGAAAAAATAAGGACGGGAAGTTTCAATCCCCTTTTAACCCGTTGAAATGGGGAGATGCCTTTACCGAAGGAAATAGCTGGCATTACTCCTGGAGTGTATTTCATGATGTCAAAGGTCTCATCGATCTGATGGGAGGGAAGGCAACTTTTGTACAGATGCTGGATAGTGTTTTCACACAACCACCTGTATTTGATGACAGCTATTATGGAGGGACAATTCATGAAATCCGGGAAATGCAGATTGCCGATATGGGACAGTATGCGCATGGCAATCAGCCCATTCAGCATATGATCTATCTGTATAATTATGCCGGGCAACCCTGGAAAGCACAATATTGGGTCAGGCAGGTTCTTGACCGGATGTACAGGGCTACTCCAGACGGATACTGTGGTGATGAGGATAACGGCCAGACCTCAGCCTGGTATGTCTTTTCAGCACTAGGATTCTATCCCGTATGTCCCGCTACTGATCAATATGTAATAGGTGCCCCTTTGTTCCCAAAGGCTGTGCTTCATTTTGAAAATGGGCATAAAGTAGAGATTGTTGCGAAGAATGCGTCTGATCAGCATATTTATATTAATAATCTGGAGTTGAACGGACAATCTTATAATAAAAACTGGCTGAGTCATCAAGGTTTAATACAGGGCGGAGTATTGAATTTTGATATGAGTACTACACCTAATCTTTCGAGAGGAACAGATGCATCTGCCGCTCCGTATTCAATGAGTGAGGAATGGAAAACAATAACAAAGAAATCAACCAAAAATAAAAAATGA
- a CDS encoding basic secretory protein-like protein, translating to MKKMKRIWCCLLLMMGTGHVTVYAQNNWQHTDDDRKEAFEVDTLNKGKFSLIWINKQADFDPALKQKLIDTYFVNYPKLAKKYNKHTRKQVSFVIDPGYNGVAATAGGIVRYSPGWFKKNPNDIDVVTHEVMHIVQGYPNGAGPWWITEGIADYVRFTEGIDNASANWKLPDFNEKQKYTDSYRITARFFYWLDRRVKKNIIKTLDQKMRTKKYNDSFWKQQTGQDLDQLWDRYAADPSLN from the coding sequence ATGAAAAAAATGAAACGAATCTGGTGTTGCCTGCTATTAATGATGGGAACGGGACATGTTACGGTATATGCACAGAACAACTGGCAGCACACAGATGATGACCGGAAAGAGGCTTTTGAAGTAGATACACTCAATAAAGGGAAATTTTCTCTGATATGGATCAACAAGCAGGCAGATTTTGATCCGGCCTTAAAACAAAAACTTATTGATACTTATTTTGTTAATTATCCGAAATTAGCAAAGAAATATAATAAGCATACACGGAAGCAGGTTTCTTTTGTGATCGATCCGGGTTACAATGGCGTAGCGGCTACTGCCGGAGGCATTGTTCGCTATAGTCCGGGATGGTTTAAGAAAAATCCCAATGATATTGACGTCGTGACACATGAAGTGATGCATATTGTACAGGGGTATCCAAATGGTGCCGGCCCGTGGTGGATCACGGAAGGCATTGCAGACTATGTGAGATTTACAGAAGGAATTGATAATGCTTCCGCAAACTGGAAGCTGCCTGACTTTAATGAAAAACAGAAATATACAGACTCTTATCGCATTACAGCCCGTTTCTTTTACTGGCTGGACAGAAGAGTAAAGAAGAATATTATTAAAACACTGGATCAGAAAATGCGAACAAAGAAATATAACGACAGCTTCTGGAAGCAACAGACTGGTCAGGATCTGGATCAGCTCTGGGACCGCTATGCTGCTGATCCCTCATTAAACTAA
- a CDS encoding GH92 family glycosyl hydrolase: MNVKLTVSFLSLVLLAHIPFVSQAQQQNLIQYVNPLIGTAKMGHTFPGATVPFGAVQLSPDTDTIPYAVNGKYNGDVYKYCAGYQYDDPTIVGFSHTHFSGTGHSDLGDVLVMPTQGKLQLNPGTAQRPQDGYRSPYSHQNEIAQPNYYSVLLDKHGIRAEMTTTERVGVHRYTFPKSDASHLVLDLTAGIYNYEGKNVWTVVKVHNDSLITGYRQTNGWARTRTVYFAIKTSKPFKNYGARYLDGKPVYNGFWRKFNQQDNFPDLAAHNIRMHLDFDTDDNEQVIMKVALSPVSMKNALANMDEETPDWDFEQLVQKGQHQWEKELAKIEVDMLNKEDLVNFYTAMYHASLMPTVYMDSNGEYKGLDQEIHKAEGFTNYTSFSLWDTFRAFHPLMNLINPSRNSDMVASMMAHYDQSVLKMLPIWSHYANDNWCMSGYHSVSVIVDAIMKGVYKGDAQAALAACVQTANTRRYEGIGAYIDLGYVPDDVSGTSVSNTLEYAYDDWCIAQLANKLGNKEVYETFMKRAGSWRNLYDKSIGFMRPKDSKGNFRSKFDVLDTHGQGFIEGNSWNYSLYVPHQPKEMITVMGGTQKIETYLDSLFTMHLPDHYFAQTEDITREGIIGNYVHGNEPSHHVAYLYNLTKNPWKTQKRVREIIRHQYQNGEAGLGGNDDCGQMSAWYIFSSLGFYPVSPGDNNYWIGSPLVKSAKLNLENGKTLVINTQNQSDNNVYIKKVSFNGVVIKDFVLSYESIKNGGELLFEMSNKPVKW, from the coding sequence ATGAATGTAAAGTTAACAGTCTCTTTTTTATCTCTTGTTCTTTTGGCGCATATTCCATTCGTTAGTCAGGCACAACAGCAAAACCTTATCCAATATGTCAATCCATTGATTGGAACGGCCAAAATGGGACATACTTTTCCCGGTGCAACCGTGCCCTTTGGAGCTGTACAGCTCAGTCCGGATACAGATACAATTCCTTATGCAGTAAACGGGAAATACAATGGGGATGTGTATAAATATTGTGCCGGCTATCAATACGATGATCCGACAATTGTCGGTTTCAGTCATACACATTTTAGTGGAACCGGGCATTCTGATCTGGGGGATGTATTAGTTATGCCAACACAAGGTAAATTACAGCTCAATCCCGGGACTGCACAACGGCCTCAGGACGGATACCGCTCGCCTTACAGTCATCAGAATGAAATTGCTCAACCAAATTATTACAGTGTACTGCTGGATAAACATGGCATCCGGGCTGAGATGACCACTACTGAGCGTGTAGGTGTACATCGCTATACTTTTCCTAAATCGGATGCATCACATCTTGTCCTTGATCTGACAGCAGGTATTTATAATTATGAAGGCAAGAATGTATGGACAGTAGTTAAAGTACATAATGATTCCCTCATTACAGGATACCGGCAAACTAATGGATGGGCCCGTACACGAACAGTTTACTTTGCTATAAAAACATCTAAACCATTCAAAAACTATGGTGCACGTTATCTGGACGGGAAGCCGGTCTATAACGGATTCTGGAGAAAATTTAATCAACAGGATAATTTCCCGGATCTGGCAGCACATAATATTCGTATGCATCTGGATTTTGATACAGATGATAATGAACAGGTCATAATGAAAGTCGCTTTAAGCCCGGTAAGTATGAAGAATGCTTTAGCGAATATGGACGAAGAAACTCCGGACTGGGATTTTGAACAACTTGTTCAGAAAGGACAGCACCAATGGGAAAAGGAACTCGCAAAAATCGAGGTCGATATGCTCAATAAGGAAGATCTTGTTAATTTCTATACAGCGATGTACCATGCCAGCCTGATGCCGACTGTCTACATGGATAGCAATGGTGAATATAAAGGTCTTGATCAGGAAATACATAAAGCAGAAGGCTTCACTAATTATACTTCATTCTCTTTATGGGATACATTCAGGGCATTTCATCCTTTAATGAATCTGATCAATCCTTCCCGCAATTCGGATATGGTAGCCTCTATGATGGCACACTATGATCAAAGTGTATTAAAGATGTTGCCCATATGGTCGCATTATGCCAATGATAATTGGTGCATGAGCGGATATCATTCCGTATCGGTGATTGTAGATGCAATAATGAAAGGTGTATACAAAGGTGATGCACAGGCAGCTTTAGCAGCCTGTGTACAGACGGCTAATACCAGAAGATATGAAGGAATCGGAGCTTATATTGACCTCGGGTATGTACCGGATGATGTCTCAGGAACTTCCGTATCCAATACATTAGAATATGCTTATGATGACTGGTGTATAGCTCAATTGGCTAATAAACTGGGTAATAAAGAGGTTTATGAAACGTTTATGAAACGTGCCGGATCCTGGCGGAACCTGTACGATAAGTCAATAGGCTTTATGCGTCCTAAAGATTCCAAAGGAAACTTCAGAAGCAAATTTGATGTTCTGGATACCCATGGACAGGGTTTTATAGAAGGTAATTCATGGAACTACAGTCTGTATGTACCACATCAGCCAAAGGAAATGATAACTGTAATGGGCGGAACTCAAAAGATAGAAACGTATCTGGATTCCCTGTTTACCATGCACCTTCCTGATCACTATTTTGCACAGACAGAAGATATTACACGAGAGGGGATCATCGGAAATTATGTACATGGTAATGAACCTTCTCATCATGTTGCCTATCTCTACAATCTTACAAAAAATCCCTGGAAAACACAGAAACGTGTACGGGAGATTATCCGTCATCAATATCAAAACGGAGAAGCGGGATTAGGTGGTAATGACGATTGCGGTCAGATGAGTGCCTGGTATATTTTCAGTTCATTGGGCTTCTATCCGGTATCACCCGGTGATAATAATTACTGGATTGGCAGTCCTCTTGTCAAATCCGCTAAGTTAAATCTGGAAAATGGGAAAACATTAGTTATTAACACACAAAACCAATCGGATAACAATGTATATATCAAAAAGGTATCTTTTAATGGTGTTGTGATTAAAGATTTTGTACTGTCCTATGAAAGCATAAAAAATGGGGGTGAACTTCTTTTCGAGATGAGTAACAAACCGGTTAAATGGTAG
- a CDS encoding molecular chaperone — translation MKNLLISILLLVSASSVFAQTGITVGPPRTYFVAGPGQQQTQRISISNPSKDYTMELAVSFEDWQYSTYGDNQTFPKGTLATSCAAWLSTPEIYFSLKPEETKMINVNISVPKDYIALDTVPVRTAMMFVTQMNPKTGVNKEGANIRIALRSGIKLYQALPGKNNADIEIEGLKYNKGELQTLELNFSNTGNIWADGQIAVELLNQENGKKTELPSSNFFTMPRDKRIFPIPLPKELENGTYLASVLISYGEKDAVKIGELEFNYEKSN, via the coding sequence ATGAAAAATCTGCTCATTAGTATACTGCTATTGGTATCTGCGTCATCTGTATTTGCTCAGACAGGTATTACGGTAGGCCCTCCGCGAACTTATTTTGTAGCCGGTCCCGGCCAACAGCAAACACAGCGTATTTCTATCAGCAATCCGAGTAAAGATTATACAATGGAACTGGCCGTTTCTTTTGAAGACTGGCAGTATAGTACATATGGAGACAATCAGACTTTTCCTAAGGGAACATTAGCGACATCATGCGCTGCATGGCTTTCTACACCGGAGATCTACTTTTCACTGAAACCTGAAGAGACTAAAATGATCAATGTCAATATCTCCGTACCGAAGGATTATATAGCGTTAGATACAGTACCTGTACGTACTGCCATGATGTTTGTAACACAGATGAACCCTAAAACCGGTGTTAACAAAGAAGGAGCAAATATTCGTATAGCCCTTCGTTCCGGAATTAAACTTTATCAAGCTTTGCCAGGTAAAAACAATGCGGATATCGAGATTGAAGGACTTAAATACAACAAAGGAGAATTACAGACGCTTGAACTTAACTTCAGCAATACAGGAAATATTTGGGCAGACGGACAAATCGCAGTGGAATTACTTAATCAGGAAAATGGAAAAAAAACGGAGTTACCTTCGTCAAATTTCTTTACCATGCCACGGGATAAGCGCATCTTCCCTATCCCTTTGCCTAAAGAACTCGAAAACGGAACCTATCTTGCTTCAGTGCTTATTAGCTATGGAGAGAAAGATGCTGTAAAAATCGGAGAACTTGAATTCAATTATGAAAAATCAAATTAA